In the Labrys wisconsinensis genome, GCGCGGGAGAAGCTGCGGGTCGGCATGGTGGGCGGCGGACGCGGCGCCTTCATCGGCGCCGTGCATCGCCTCGCCATGCGCCTCGACGACCGGATCGCCCTGGTGGCCGGCGCGCTCTCCGCCGATCCCGCCAACGCCGCGGCCTCCGCGGCCGAGCTCGGCATCGCCGCCGAGCGCAGCTATGGCGACTATCACGCCATGGCGCGCGCCGAGGCGGCACGGCCCGACGGCATCGAGGCCGTGGTGATCGTGACGCCGAACCACCTGCACGCGCCGGTCGCCACCGCCTTCCTCGAAGCGGGCATCGACGTGATCTGCGACAAGCCGCTCTCCACCACGCTGGCCGAGGCCGAGGATCTGGTCGCCCTGGCGCGGGCGCGCCGGCGCAAGTTCGTCGTCACCCTCAACAACACCGGCTACGCCATGGTGCGCCAGGCCCGCGAAATGGTCGCCGACGGGGCGCTCGGCCGCCTCGTGGCGGTGCACGGCTCCTATATCCAGGACTGGCTGACGCGGCCGATCGATGCGGAGGGCCACAAGCAGGCGGAATGGCGCACCGATCCGACACGGGCGGGCCAGTCGGCGGTGCTCGCCGACATCGGCGTCCACGCCTACAACCTTGCCTGCTTCGTCTCGGGACGTGAGGCCGAGGCGGTCGCCGCCGACCTCTTCACGGCGGTTCCCGGGCGCCGGCTCGACGACAATGCCCATGTTCTGGTGCGCTGGTCCGGCGGCGCGCGCGGCACCATCCTCGCCAGCCAGACCTCGCCCGGCCACTACAACGACCTCTCGGTGCGGGTCTACGGCGAGAAGGCCGGCCTGGAATGGCACGCCACCCGGCCCGAGGAGCTGCGCTTCGCCCCCTATGGCGAGGAGGCCCGGACGCTGATCCGCGGCGGCCACGGCTCGACGGAGGCGAGCAGGCGCGTGTCGCGCATGCCGGCGGCGCACCCCGAAGGCTATATCGAGGCCTTCGCCAATCTCTAC is a window encoding:
- a CDS encoding Gfo/Idh/MocA family protein codes for the protein MVYATADATAREKLRVGMVGGGRGAFIGAVHRLAMRLDDRIALVAGALSADPANAAASAAELGIAAERSYGDYHAMARAEAARPDGIEAVVIVTPNHLHAPVATAFLEAGIDVICDKPLSTTLAEAEDLVALARARRRKFVVTLNNTGYAMVRQAREMVADGALGRLVAVHGSYIQDWLTRPIDAEGHKQAEWRTDPTRAGQSAVLADIGVHAYNLACFVSGREAEAVAADLFTAVPGRRLDDNAHVLVRWSGGARGTILASQTSPGHYNDLSVRVYGEKAGLEWHATRPEELRFAPYGEEARTLIRGGHGSTEASRRVSRMPAAHPEGYIEAFANLYRDAADIIQAHRAGAAADAAQESLVPDVVQGARGVRFVAAAVESDAAGGAWTPASLAVDRDAS